One part of the Eubalaena glacialis isolate mEubGla1 chromosome 19, mEubGla1.1.hap2.+ XY, whole genome shotgun sequence genome encodes these proteins:
- the C1QTNF1 gene encoding complement C1q tumor necrosis factor-related protein 1 — MGPHGLGLALACCLLLAFACGPVLGRVPRGQQEQEGTREPPLDHAERDEEKHEKYNSRQEEEPPASRCFRCCDPGTPMYQAIPVPQINITILKGEKGDRGDRGLQGKYGKTGSVGARGHTGPKGQKGSMGAPGDRCKNHYAAFSVGRKKPLHSNDYYQTVIFDTEFVNLYGHFNMFTGKFYCYVPGIYFFSLNVHTWNQKETYLHIMKNGEEVVILYAQVSDRSIMQSQSLMLELQDQDEVWVRLFKGERENAIFSDEFDTYITFSGYLVKPATEP, encoded by the exons ATGGGCCCCCATGGGCTGGGACTCGCGCTGGCGTGCTGCCTGCTGCTGGCCTTCGCCTGTGGCCCGGTGCTGGGCCGCGTGCCCCGTGGGCAGCAGGAGCAGGAGGGGACCAGGGAGCCACCGCTGGACCACGCTGAGAG GGATGAAGAAAAGCATGAAAAATACAACTCCAGGCAGGAAGAGGAGCCCCCCGCATCCCGGTGCTTTCGCTGCTGTGACCCTGGTACTCCCATGTACCAGGCCATCCCGGTGCCCCAGATCAACATCACCATCCTGAAAG GTGAGAAGGGCGACCGAGGAGATCGGGGCCTGCAAGGCAAATATGGCAAAACAGGCTCCGTGGGCGCCAGGGGCCACACGGGACCCAAAGGGCAGAAAGGGTCCATGGGGGCCCCCGGGGACCGGTGCAAGAACCACTACGCTGCCTTTTCGGTGGGCCGGAAGAAGCCCCTGCACAGCAACGACTACTACCAGACAGTGATTTTCGACACAGAGTTCGTGAACCTCTACGGCCACTTCAACATGTTCACGGGAAAATTCTACTGCTATGTCCCCGGCATCTACTTCTTCAGCCTCAATGTACACACCTGGAACCAGAAGGAGACATACCTGCACATCATGAAGAACGGGGAGGAGGTGGTGATCCTGTACGCCCAGGTGAGCGACCGCAGCATCATGCAGAGCCAGAGCCTGATGCTGGAGCTGCAGGACCAAGACGAGGTGTGGGTGCGCCTCTTCAAGGGCGAACGCGAAAACGCCATCTTCAGCGATGAGTTTGACACCTACATCACCTTCAGTGGCTACCTGGTCAAGCCCGCCACTGAGCCCTAG